One Mycoavidus sp. HKI genomic region harbors:
- a CDS encoding phosphoheptose isomerase — translation MLIERIEQHFQDSASTKLAALEVLAAPIAAAIDTVFAAFANGGKVLICGNGGSAADAQHLAAELIGRFEQERPALPAIALTTDSSVLTAIGNDYSFAQIFARQVSGLGQPGDILIAISTSGNSENVLAAIESAHEREMLVIALTGKGGGRIKDALHEIDLHICAPSERTARIQEVHSLTVHCLCDGIDAMLLGDRS, via the coding sequence CGCGCTTGAAGTGCTTGCGGCGCCAATTGCTGCTGCCATTGATACGGTCTTTGCGGCGTTTGCCAACGGTGGTAAAGTGCTGATATGTGGTAATGGCGGTTCAGCTGCGGATGCGCAACATCTGGCGGCTGAGTTGATCGGTCGTTTTGAACAAGAGCGGCCAGCTCTGCCAGCGATTGCTTTGACCACCGACTCATCTGTGTTAACCGCGATTGGCAATGATTATAGCTTTGCGCAAATCTTTGCCAGGCAAGTCTCCGGGCTGGGTCAGCCAGGTGATATATTGATTGCAATCTCTACTTCTGGTAACTCAGAGAACGTATTGGCTGCGATTGAAAGTGCACATGAACGAGAAATGCTCGTGATTGCATTAACGGGGAAAGGGGGCGGGCGTATAAAGGATGCCTTGCACGAGATAGATTTACATATCTGTGCGCCTAGCGAGCGTACAGCACGGATACAAGAAGTTCATTCGCTGACGGTGCATTGTCTATGTGATGGCATTGATGCAATGCTACTCGGCGATAGGTCGTAG